A single genomic interval of uncultured Pseudodesulfovibrio sp. harbors:
- a CDS encoding galactokinase family protein, with amino-acid sequence MSWSSGLFNALESGEMDAVLTRMYGKESLFTQRQRYMGLLRRMEAWSGCVNGVLITAPGRTELGGNHTDHNNGVVLAAAVHYDCLAVAAASDSGYIRIRSEGFPEIIEVDLGDSSPRVEEEGTSAALVRGVVHGFREQGYSVDSFDACLASDVPVGAGLSSSAAFEVCIGRILSQLFNGGTISDVELARIGRRAENVHFGKPCGFMDQLACAVQGVLSIDFSNQNAPEVHEIECDFADSGYRLVVVDTAGSHADLTPEYAAIPDEMFRAARVLGRGAARGLTVAQVLDAAPLIRREAGDRAVLRLLHFIEESDRAGEQADALAASDMKRFLRLVNASGDSSWRLLQNCVSTTNFLDQPIPLALALTERFLHGDGAWRIQGGGFAGTIQAYVPEDRLPEYRTFMQGLFGPGAVLPLMIRRPGWDRPASRMGEAE; translated from the coding sequence ATGAGTTGGTCGTCAGGGCTTTTCAACGCATTGGAATCAGGGGAGATGGATGCTGTCCTGACCCGGATGTACGGGAAGGAAAGTCTTTTCACGCAGCGGCAGCGGTATATGGGGCTTTTGCGGCGCATGGAGGCGTGGTCCGGCTGCGTCAACGGTGTCCTGATTACCGCGCCGGGGCGGACGGAGCTCGGCGGCAACCATACCGACCATAACAACGGCGTGGTGCTGGCCGCAGCCGTCCATTACGACTGTCTTGCCGTGGCCGCCGCGTCCGACAGTGGGTATATTCGTATTCGTTCCGAGGGATTCCCCGAGATCATTGAAGTGGATCTCGGTGACTCGTCGCCGCGTGTGGAAGAAGAGGGCACCTCTGCCGCACTGGTTCGCGGTGTGGTGCACGGTTTCAGGGAACAGGGGTACTCGGTTGATTCGTTTGATGCCTGTTTGGCAAGCGATGTCCCTGTGGGGGCGGGGCTGAGTTCGTCTGCCGCCTTTGAAGTCTGTATCGGGCGTATCCTGAGCCAGTTGTTTAACGGCGGTACCATTTCGGACGTGGAGTTGGCGCGCATCGGGCGGCGGGCGGAAAATGTCCATTTCGGCAAGCCGTGCGGTTTTATGGATCAACTGGCCTGTGCGGTTCAAGGTGTGCTTTCCATAGATTTTTCGAACCAGAATGCGCCGGAAGTGCATGAGATCGAATGTGATTTCGCGGACAGCGGCTATAGGCTCGTGGTGGTGGATACCGCAGGCAGCCATGCCGACCTGACCCCGGAATATGCGGCCATACCGGACGAGATGTTTCGCGCCGCACGGGTGCTGGGGCGGGGGGCGGCTCGCGGGCTGACTGTGGCCCAGGTGCTTGACGCTGCGCCGCTCATCCGGCGTGAAGCCGGTGACCGGGCCGTGCTCCGGCTGCTGCATTTCATCGAGGAAAGCGACCGGGCCGGAGAGCAGGCAGACGCCCTTGCCGCCAGTGACATGAAGCGCTTTCTACGACTGGTCAATGCATCGGGGGATTCCTCGTGGCGGCTGCTGCAAAACTGTGTGAGTACAACGAATTTTCTTGATCAGCCCATCCCGCTTGCCTTGGCGCTTACTGAGCGTTTTCTACATGGCGACGGGGCGTGGCGCATTCAGGGCGGCGGTTTTGCCGGAACCATTCAGGCGTATGTCCCGGAAGACCGGCTCCCGGAATATCGCACGTTCATGCAAGGACTGTTCGGACCGGGCGCGGTGCTGCCGCTCATGATCCGCAGGCCGGGATGGGACCGTCCGGCGTCCCGCATGGGCGAGGCGGAGTAG
- a CDS encoding UDP-glucose--hexose-1-phosphate uridylyltransferase, producing MLFDDQPHRRLNQLTGEWVLVSPHRTKRPWQGQQEAADLSMLPEYDSQCYLCPGNIRAGGDVNPEYTDTFVFTNDFAALMPNVVDGSQKPDDLLVAEAESGVCRVICYSPRHDLSMARLGVDRAEKVVDVWCREFKELGAQEDINYVQIFENRGSIMGCSNPHPHGQIWATGSVPMYPGMEDDRQAAHLDEKGECLLCRYLKRELADGERLVFENDSFAVLVPFWAVWPFETMILPKMHMTSIADMRRKHRADLADAMVRLNIRYDNLFQTSFPFSMGIHQQPTDGREHPHWHFHLHYYPPLLRSRSVKKFMVGFEMMAMPQRDLTAESAAARLRDLSEEHYMESAG from the coding sequence ATGCTTTTTGACGATCAGCCGCATAGACGACTGAATCAGCTCACCGGGGAATGGGTGCTGGTTTCACCTCATCGGACCAAGCGTCCGTGGCAGGGGCAGCAGGAAGCTGCCGACCTGTCGATGCTGCCGGAATATGATTCACAGTGCTACCTCTGTCCCGGCAATATTCGGGCGGGGGGAGACGTCAATCCCGAGTATACGGACACCTTTGTTTTTACCAACGACTTTGCGGCGCTGATGCCGAATGTTGTCGACGGTTCGCAGAAGCCGGACGACCTGCTGGTGGCCGAGGCCGAGTCGGGGGTCTGCCGGGTGATCTGCTATTCTCCGCGTCATGATCTGTCCATGGCGCGTCTTGGCGTGGATCGTGCCGAAAAGGTGGTGGATGTCTGGTGCCGTGAGTTCAAGGAACTTGGGGCGCAGGAAGACATTAATTACGTTCAGATTTTCGAGAATCGCGGCTCGATCATGGGGTGCTCCAACCCACATCCTCACGGGCAGATCTGGGCCACGGGCAGTGTGCCTATGTATCCGGGGATGGAAGACGACCGACAGGCCGCGCATCTGGATGAAAAGGGCGAATGCCTGCTGTGTCGGTACCTGAAACGCGAATTGGCGGATGGTGAACGGCTGGTTTTCGAAAATGATTCGTTTGCGGTGCTCGTCCCGTTCTGGGCCGTGTGGCCGTTCGAGACCATGATCCTGCCCAAGATGCACATGACATCCATTGCCGACATGCGCCGGAAACACCGGGCCGATCTGGCCGATGCCATGGTTAGGCTCAATATCCGGTATGACAACCTTTTCCAGACTTCGTTTCCCTTTTCCATGGGCATTCACCAACAGCCGACCGATGGGCGTGAACACCCGCACTGGCATTTTCACCTGCATTACTATCCGCCGCTTCTGCGGTCCCGCTCGGTCAAGAAATTCATGGTCGGTTTCGAGATGATGGCCATGCCCCAACGCGATCTAACCGCAGAGTCTGCGGCTGCCCGTCTGCGCGATTTGTCCGAGGAACATTACATGGAGAGTGCCGGATGA
- a CDS encoding Gfo/Idh/MocA family oxidoreductase — protein sequence MNTIRFGVLGTAKIARTQVIPAMQQSHLCEIAAIGSRTADSAQQTAEELGIPASYGSYEALLEAPDIDAVYIPLPNHLHVDWTIRALMAGKHVLCEKPIGLDTDEVNRLIDATARYPDLKVMEAFMYRHHPQWVEAKRLVDAGEIGELVTVQSFFSYYNDDPDNIRNKAEIGGGGLMDIGCYSVSLSRFLFDAEPMRVCGFADFDPQFGTDRVFSGMMDFSGKVATFTCSTQMTKYQRVNILGTRGRIEILIPFNAPAGAPTQIIHQRDGHEEPVRTITFGVCDQYMIQGDLFAKSILNDTPVPTPLTDAWANMHAMEVLMASAKNKEWVIC from the coding sequence ATGAATACAATTCGCTTCGGTGTACTCGGTACGGCCAAAATAGCACGAACGCAGGTCATTCCTGCCATGCAGCAATCCCACCTCTGTGAAATTGCGGCAATCGGTTCCCGCACGGCCGATTCCGCACAGCAGACTGCCGAGGAGCTCGGCATTCCCGCATCATACGGGAGCTATGAAGCGCTCCTTGAGGCCCCGGACATCGACGCCGTATACATCCCCCTGCCCAACCACCTGCACGTCGACTGGACCATACGGGCGCTCATGGCGGGAAAACACGTACTCTGCGAAAAACCCATCGGTCTCGACACGGACGAGGTCAACCGCCTCATCGACGCCACGGCGCGCTATCCCGACCTCAAGGTCATGGAAGCGTTCATGTACCGCCACCACCCCCAGTGGGTCGAGGCGAAACGCCTTGTTGACGCAGGGGAGATCGGCGAACTGGTCACCGTCCAGTCCTTTTTTTCCTATTACAACGACGATCCCGACAACATCCGCAACAAGGCGGAAATAGGCGGTGGCGGACTCATGGACATCGGCTGCTACTCTGTCTCGCTGTCCCGCTTCCTGTTCGACGCCGAGCCGATGCGCGTCTGCGGCTTCGCCGATTTTGACCCGCAATTCGGCACCGACAGGGTCTTTTCCGGCATGATGGATTTTTCAGGAAAGGTGGCTACCTTCACCTGCTCCACGCAAATGACCAAGTATCAGCGCGTCAACATTCTCGGTACACGCGGGCGCATAGAGATTCTGATCCCATTCAACGCACCGGCAGGCGCGCCAACCCAGATCATCCACCAACGCGACGGCCACGAGGAACCGGTTCGCACCATTACATTCGGCGTCTGTGACCAATACATGATTCAGGGTGACCTGTTTGCCAAATCCATCCTCAATGATACGCCGGTTCCCACGCCGCTAACCGACGCATGGGCAAACATGCATGCCATGGAGGTCTTGATGGCGAGCGCCAAAAACAAGGAATGGGTTATCTGTTAA
- a CDS encoding CHASE4 domain-containing protein, whose protein sequence is MRLKRIALSSIFILALLIMGTEYVVSNYIVRNGFDALERQQVASDVRRVRNEFLSEIEDLDTFLWDWASWDDTYNFVKNENVEYIKSNLPLTTFLEQNLNMVIVLGSDGRSIYARAVDEDGRDDESLINEFQAVIAKDGLPQITPDGKAAGLLVLSDGPLIFAKRPVLTSGGDKSSGGSLIMARFLLDDDIDSISKRLELPIVAQTLNQIHRGTAVPLEQLLAGKKDVISVKDQDTINGFTLLRDVYDQPALVLTVTEPRKVSHHGRVVAIYNTLFIAAILIVFSLLMYLLLQRKVLSRMIHLSKEVQRVDMSRETPMHVTISGDDEISQLAQNVNAMFVQIAEDQKALRRAHDSLERKVAERTAELEEANQELLCLDKAKSHFLSSTSHELRTPLTSIFGFIKLLERSFKKRFQPHLNDVEEATKYIGTHLENFKIVRKETERLGRLISDLLDLNKIEANRVDWRDSDVDVKQLVNSAAKSIVGQFNDNPDIELIVDTPMSLPSLHVDEDRIHQVLINLLNNAAKFTEKGSVTISVQDAGENALEFSVTDTGTGISENDQKQIFEIFYQAQNGSEQYGPQFGTGLGLAICKEIVEHYNGRIWVESEVGKGSAFRFTIPIQTAAASSEQK, encoded by the coding sequence ATGAGACTGAAAAGAATAGCTTTATCAAGCATATTCATCCTGGCATTACTCATTATGGGCACCGAATATGTCGTGTCGAACTACATCGTCAGAAATGGCTTTGATGCGTTGGAGCGGCAACAGGTGGCTTCCGATGTCCGACGAGTCAGAAACGAATTCCTGAGCGAGATTGAAGATCTTGATACTTTCCTATGGGATTGGGCTTCATGGGACGACACATATAACTTCGTGAAAAATGAAAATGTCGAATATATCAAATCAAATCTGCCTCTTACTACCTTTCTGGAACAGAACCTCAACATGGTCATTGTCCTCGGTTCCGATGGCCGCAGCATCTATGCCCGCGCCGTAGATGAAGACGGCAGGGATGACGAGTCACTCATCAACGAATTTCAGGCAGTGATCGCAAAAGACGGCCTGCCGCAAATCACACCGGACGGCAAAGCCGCTGGGCTCCTTGTCCTGTCCGATGGCCCCCTCATCTTTGCCAAACGTCCGGTCCTCACTTCCGGCGGCGACAAGTCCTCCGGCGGCTCCCTGATCATGGCCCGTTTTCTCTTGGACGATGATATAGACAGTATATCCAAACGGCTCGAACTGCCGATTGTCGCACAGACGCTGAATCAGATTCACCGGGGCACAGCAGTCCCGCTGGAACAGCTTTTGGCCGGCAAAAAGGACGTGATCTCGGTCAAGGATCAAGACACGATCAACGGATTCACCCTGCTCCGGGATGTCTATGACCAGCCCGCGCTTGTGCTGACGGTCACCGAACCGCGCAAGGTCTCGCACCATGGGCGTGTCGTCGCAATCTACAACACCCTTTTCATCGCAGCCATCCTCATCGTGTTCAGTCTTCTCATGTATCTGCTGCTGCAACGGAAAGTTCTCTCCAGAATGATACACCTGAGCAAAGAGGTCCAGCGCGTTGACATGTCCAGAGAGACTCCCATGCATGTCACGATTTCTGGAGACGATGAAATTTCGCAACTGGCCCAGAACGTCAACGCCATGTTTGTACAGATAGCCGAAGACCAGAAGGCACTGCGTCGTGCCCATGACAGCCTTGAACGAAAAGTGGCCGAACGAACCGCTGAACTGGAAGAAGCCAATCAGGAACTTTTGTGTCTGGACAAGGCAAAGTCACATTTTCTTTCATCCACATCGCACGAACTGCGGACACCGCTCACATCCATATTCGGTTTCATCAAGCTTCTGGAACGATCTTTCAAAAAGCGTTTCCAGCCGCATCTGAACGACGTGGAGGAAGCCACCAAATATATTGGCACCCACCTCGAAAACTTCAAGATAGTCCGAAAGGAAACCGAACGTCTGGGGCGGCTTATCAGCGATCTGCTCGACCTGAACAAGATCGAAGCAAACCGCGTTGATTGGCGCGACAGCGACGTGGATGTCAAACAACTCGTCAATTCCGCTGCCAAGAGCATTGTCGGCCAGTTCAATGACAACCCGGACATTGAGTTGATCGTAGACACCCCCATGTCCCTCCCTTCACTTCATGTGGACGAAGATCGCATTCATCAGGTGCTGATCAACCTTCTGAACAATGCTGCCAAATTTACGGAGAAGGGGTCCGTAACGATTTCGGTTCAGGATGCGGGCGAAAACGCCCTTGAATTCTCGGTAACAGATACTGGAACAGGGATTTCCGAAAACGATCAGAAACAGATATTCGAAATATTCTATCAAGCCCAAAACGGCAGCGAGCAGTATGGCCCCCAGTTCGGAACCGGACTCGGCCTCGCCATCTGCAAGGAAATCGTAGAGCATTACAATGGGAGAATATGGGTCGAATCAGAAGTTGGAAAAGGAAGTGCGTTCAGATTCACTATTCCGATCCAGACTGCCGCCGCTTCATCTGAACAGAAGTAG
- a CDS encoding iron-sulfur cluster assembly scaffold protein yields MPSFDDIVNELQGKINEETIEAYGQAGFERWQNQPYRGKPAKANYEGASTGSCGDTIRIFLHIEDDRVHDAGFATDGCGSSTISGSMAAELAVNKPCDELPPLERPFLKAWEDLTAPETTTVRPTHCTRLGGLL; encoded by the coding sequence ATGCCCAGTTTTGATGATATTGTGAATGAACTTCAGGGTAAAATTAACGAAGAAACCATTGAGGCCTATGGACAGGCGGGGTTTGAGCGGTGGCAGAACCAGCCGTATCGGGGAAAACCCGCCAAGGCCAACTACGAGGGCGCATCCACGGGGAGTTGCGGGGATACCATACGAATCTTCCTGCATATCGAGGACGACAGGGTGCACGACGCCGGATTCGCTACCGATGGCTGCGGTTCCAGCACTATCAGCGGGTCCATGGCTGCGGAACTCGCCGTGAACAAGCCATGCGACGAACTGCCGCCATTGGAGAGACCGTTCTTGAAGGCTTGGGAGGACCTGACTGCGCCTGAGACGACCACTGTTCGGCCAACGCATTGCACGAGGCTTGGGGGATTATTATAA
- a CDS encoding glutamine synthetase III, giving the protein MSGYDTRQQAIAAVTNYKPTVKPLNFSETAPAEVFGSNVFSDKVMKNMLPKDIFKSLMMTKKTGQELDPAIAGPVAAAMKEWALSKGATHYTHVFYPLTGLTAEKHDGFLSPDGEGGAIAEFDAKLLIQGEPDASSFPSGGLRATFEARGYTAWDVTNPAYILENPNGTFLCIPTAFISWKGHALDKKTPLLRSNQAINKAGRRFLGVFGNDDGEMVVSNAGPEQEYFLLDRNFYFARPDLMVCGRTLFGAKPAKGQELDDHYFGAIPRRVLAFMLEVERELYKLGVPVKTRHNEVAPGQFEIAPLYEQSNLATDHNQMIMTTLKGVAKRYGMACLLHEKPFAGINGSGKHLNYSLSTATQGSLYSPGETPHENMQFLAVTAATIRAVEKYGKLLRAVVASAGNDHRLGANEAPPAIISIFLGGELAEIFNQIEMGDLKGTKAKGKLRVGVDTLPPLPMDSGDRNRTSPFAFTGNRFEFRAVGSNQSIAGAQVALNTILAESLDFVSDEIEKITKGDSKKLNAACQKVIQGIMKKHGHVVFNGDGYADAWQKEAEKRGLPNLKTAVDALPCLMDEDVVKVFSDYEVLSKDEMHSRYEIFFEQYNQHVQTESALVVKIAKTVILPPAIRYQGELAATAASLKAAGIEPTLGTLNDITNKLRELQKRTADLEKLMENTEFDSVADEARYKTDTILPAMLAVREVADALEGCVADDLWPLPSYQEMLFIK; this is encoded by the coding sequence ATGAGCGGATATGATACACGTCAGCAGGCCATTGCTGCGGTGACAAACTACAAACCGACCGTCAAACCTTTGAATTTTTCCGAGACTGCCCCGGCCGAAGTTTTCGGTTCCAACGTTTTCAGCGACAAGGTCATGAAGAACATGCTTCCCAAGGACATTTTCAAGTCCTTGATGATGACCAAGAAAACCGGGCAGGAACTTGATCCGGCCATTGCCGGACCTGTCGCCGCCGCCATGAAGGAATGGGCCCTGTCCAAGGGAGCCACTCACTATACCCATGTCTTCTACCCGCTGACCGGACTGACCGCGGAGAAGCATGACGGTTTCCTGTCCCCCGACGGCGAGGGCGGCGCTATTGCCGAGTTCGACGCCAAGCTGCTGATTCAGGGTGAGCCTGATGCCTCCAGCTTCCCGTCCGGCGGCCTGCGTGCCACCTTCGAAGCCCGTGGTTACACCGCATGGGACGTAACCAACCCTGCCTACATTCTTGAAAATCCCAACGGCACCTTCCTCTGCATTCCCACCGCGTTCATTTCGTGGAAGGGCCATGCGCTTGACAAGAAGACCCCGCTGCTGCGTTCCAATCAGGCAATCAACAAGGCTGGTCGCCGTTTCCTCGGTGTTTTCGGCAATGATGATGGCGAGATGGTCGTGTCTAACGCCGGTCCTGAACAGGAATACTTCCTGCTCGATCGCAATTTCTACTTCGCCCGTCCCGACCTGATGGTCTGCGGACGTACCCTGTTCGGAGCCAAGCCCGCCAAGGGGCAGGAGCTTGACGATCACTATTTCGGAGCCATTCCGCGCCGCGTGCTCGCCTTCATGCTCGAAGTCGAACGCGAACTGTACAAGCTCGGCGTGCCGGTCAAGACCCGTCACAACGAAGTGGCTCCCGGTCAGTTCGAGATCGCTCCCCTGTATGAGCAGTCCAACCTCGCCACCGACCACAACCAGATGATCATGACCACCCTGAAGGGTGTTGCCAAGCGTTACGGCATGGCGTGCCTGCTGCACGAAAAGCCGTTCGCCGGTATCAACGGTTCGGGCAAGCACCTGAACTACTCCCTGTCCACCGCGACGCAGGGTTCCCTGTACAGCCCGGGCGAAACCCCGCATGAGAACATGCAGTTCCTCGCTGTCACCGCCGCTACCATCCGCGCTGTCGAGAAATACGGCAAGCTGCTTCGCGCCGTGGTTGCCTCCGCAGGCAACGACCACCGTCTCGGTGCGAACGAGGCTCCGCCCGCCATCATCTCCATCTTCCTCGGCGGCGAGCTGGCAGAGATCTTCAACCAGATCGAGATGGGCGACCTCAAGGGAACCAAGGCCAAGGGCAAGCTCCGTGTGGGCGTCGATACCCTGCCTCCGCTGCCCATGGATTCCGGCGACCGTAACCGCACCTCGCCGTTTGCCTTTACCGGCAACCGCTTCGAGTTCCGCGCTGTCGGTTCCAACCAGTCCATTGCCGGTGCTCAGGTTGCACTGAACACCATTCTTGCCGAGTCGCTCGATTTCGTCAGTGATGAAATCGAGAAGATCACGAAGGGTGATTCCAAAAAGCTCAACGCCGCTTGCCAGAAGGTCATTCAGGGCATCATGAAGAAGCACGGCCACGTTGTCTTCAATGGTGACGGATATGCCGATGCATGGCAGAAGGAAGCTGAAAAGCGCGGTCTTCCCAACCTGAAGACGGCTGTTGATGCGCTGCCTTGCCTCATGGATGAGGATGTCGTGAAAGTCTTCAGCGACTATGAAGTCCTTTCCAAGGATGAGATGCACTCCCGTTATGAAATCTTCTTCGAGCAGTACAACCAGCACGTTCAGACCGAATCCGCACTGGTGGTCAAGATCGCCAAGACCGTTATCTTGCCGCCCGCTATTCGCTATCAGGGCGAACTGGCAGCCACTGCCGCCAGCCTGAAGGCCGCCGGAATCGAACCTACCTTGGGTACGCTGAACGACATTACCAACAAGCTGCGCGAGTTGCAGAAGAGGACGGCTGATCTTGAAAAGCTGATGGAAAATACGGAATTTGATTCCGTGGCAGATGAAGCCCGGTACAAGACTGACACGATCCTGCCCGCCATGCTGGCAGTGCGTGAAGTTGCAGACGCCCTCGAAGGGTGTGTGGCTGACGATCTGTGGCCCCTGCCGAGCTATCAGGAAATGCTGTTCATCAAGTAG
- a CDS encoding RluA family pseudouridine synthase, protein MTNIPDGLTIVHEDEHIVVVDKPSGLLSVPGRGPENQDCVVSRLKTLYPDCMDQPSVHRIDQDTSGLLAMALNEKAHRNLSKQFMDRLVGKRYVALIEGIVEEDGGTIELAFRLDPDDRPRQVYDPVNGKLGVTRWRKIGIEGGFTRVEFLLLTGRTHQLRVHSAHEKGLGFPIVGDRLYGTGTGPGQLKLHASTLRFRHPITRQPMEFHSKPPF, encoded by the coding sequence ATGACCAATATTCCCGATGGGCTGACCATCGTTCATGAAGACGAGCACATCGTCGTTGTCGACAAACCCAGTGGATTGCTGTCCGTGCCCGGTCGTGGGCCGGAGAATCAGGACTGCGTCGTCAGTCGTCTGAAAACGTTGTATCCCGACTGTATGGACCAGCCGTCAGTGCATCGTATCGATCAGGATACTTCAGGACTGCTTGCCATGGCGCTGAACGAAAAAGCCCACCGCAACCTGTCCAAGCAGTTCATGGACAGGCTCGTAGGCAAGCGATACGTCGCCTTGATCGAAGGGATCGTGGAAGAGGACGGCGGGACCATTGAGCTTGCGTTTCGTCTTGACCCGGATGACCGGCCTCGTCAGGTGTACGATCCTGTCAACGGCAAGTTGGGCGTGACCCGCTGGCGCAAGATCGGTATCGAAGGCGGCTTCACCCGCGTGGAGTTCCTGCTGCTGACGGGCCGCACGCATCAGCTTCGCGTGCATTCGGCCCATGAAAAGGGGCTGGGATTTCCTATCGTGGGAGATCGGCTTTACGGGACCGGCACCGGACCGGGGCAACTGAAGCTCCATGCTTCAACCCTGCGTTTTCGGCATCCGATCACCCGACAGCCCATGGAATTCCATTCAAAGCCTCCTTTCTGA
- the greA gene encoding transcription elongation factor GreA produces MDRIPISKEGFEKIKQELDDLKAQRPAIIQAIKEAREEGDLSENAGYDAARERQGMLEARITYINSRMPLFDVLDLNTLDGERAIFGATVEVEDMETEETRRFTLLGPDDADHKNGSISVMSPMGRALLGKEEGDEAIVDAPRGKIEYEILSVEFLGSEGLNIK; encoded by the coding sequence ATGGACCGTATTCCCATTTCCAAAGAAGGTTTTGAAAAGATCAAGCAGGAGCTTGATGATCTGAAGGCCCAGCGGCCCGCTATTATCCAGGCGATCAAGGAAGCCCGCGAAGAGGGAGACCTGAGCGAGAACGCCGGTTACGATGCCGCCCGTGAACGTCAGGGAATGCTCGAAGCGCGCATTACCTACATCAACTCCCGCATGCCGTTGTTCGACGTGCTCGACCTGAACACCCTGGACGGCGAACGCGCCATCTTCGGTGCCACTGTCGAGGTCGAGGACATGGAAACCGAGGAGACTCGCCGTTTTACCCTGCTCGGCCCTGACGATGCCGATCACAAGAACGGTTCCATTTCCGTGATGTCTCCCATGGGACGTGCCCTTCTCGGCAAGGAAGAGGGTGACGAAGCCATTGTCGATGCGCCGCGCGGAAAGATTGAATATGAGATTCTTTCTGTGGAATTTCTTGGTTCCGAAGGCCTGAATATCAAATAG
- a CDS encoding BMP family ABC transporter substrate-binding protein: MLKFRTLTAMALSIALLFALGCASEPAKEEAKKEAPAKAEVKQEEAKPFTMGMILVGPYNDKGYSQAQYEGGKYVEAHMPGAKLIYLDKVNPADRPGLTIPQVVDDLIEKGADMIIAGSDDMKDGILEAAAQHPEKMFIHVSGDSAWSGKAPANLGNVFSRMEYSKMMAGFVSAMTTKTGKIGVVGPLINEETRRLMASAYLGAKYAWTQVRGKNADDLKFNVKWIGFWFNIPGVTADPTQVAGSLYDAGYDVLISGIDTPEVATVAKQRREAGKETYALPYDYEKACDGMGDVCLGVPYFNWGPTFLRLADQIKAGTYKPGFEWDAPYWANINDHDKSPVGFMPGPGLTPEVKAELDKFIAKLGAGEVELFTGPLNYQDGSVFLKDGEKATDKQIWYMPQLLEGMEGLSSPQ, translated from the coding sequence ATGTTGAAATTTCGTACGCTGACAGCCATGGCCCTGAGCATCGCCCTGCTCTTCGCCCTCGGCTGTGCTTCCGAGCCTGCCAAGGAAGAAGCAAAGAAGGAAGCCCCGGCCAAAGCCGAGGTCAAACAGGAAGAAGCCAAGCCCTTCACCATGGGCATGATTCTGGTCGGCCCCTACAATGACAAGGGCTACAGCCAAGCTCAGTATGAAGGCGGCAAATACGTCGAGGCGCACATGCCCGGTGCCAAGTTGATCTATCTCGACAAGGTCAACCCCGCAGACCGTCCCGGCCTGACCATTCCGCAGGTCGTCGATGACCTCATCGAAAAAGGCGCGGACATGATCATCGCCGGTTCCGATGACATGAAGGACGGCATCCTTGAAGCCGCCGCCCAGCACCCTGAAAAGATGTTCATCCACGTTTCCGGCGACTCCGCATGGAGCGGCAAGGCTCCGGCCAACCTCGGCAACGTGTTCAGCCGCATGGAATACTCCAAGATGATGGCCGGATTCGTTTCCGCCATGACCACCAAGACCGGCAAAATCGGTGTGGTCGGCCCGCTCATCAACGAGGAAACCCGCCGCCTGATGGCTTCCGCCTACCTCGGCGCAAAGTACGCATGGACACAGGTTCGCGGCAAGAACGCCGACGACCTGAAGTTCAACGTCAAGTGGATCGGCTTCTGGTTCAACATCCCCGGCGTCACCGCCGACCCGACTCAGGTAGCCGGTTCCCTGTACGACGCTGGATATGACGTCCTCATCTCCGGCATCGACACCCCGGAAGTCGCCACTGTCGCCAAGCAGCGCCGCGAAGCAGGCAAGGAAACCTATGCCCTGCCTTACGACTACGAAAAAGCCTGCGACGGCATGGGCGATGTCTGCCTCGGCGTGCCCTACTTCAACTGGGGTCCGACCTTCCTGCGTCTCGCCGACCAGATCAAGGCAGGCACCTACAAGCCCGGGTTTGAATGGGATGCTCCCTACTGGGCCAATATCAATGATCACGACAAGTCCCCGGTCGGCTTCATGCCCGGTCCCGGCCTGACTCCCGAAGTCAAGGCTGAACTGGACAAGTTCATCGCAAAGCTCGGTGCAGGCGAAGTCGAACTCTTCACCGGTCCGCTCAACTATCAGGACGGCTCCGTCTTCCTGAAGGACGGCGAAAAAGCCACTGACAAGCAGATCTGGTACATGCCCCAGCTGCTCGAAGGCATGGAAGGCCTTTCCAGCCCGCAATAA